From the Rhizobium leguminosarum bv. trifolii WSM1325 genome, one window contains:
- a CDS encoding protein of unknown function DUF1003 (PFAM: protein of unknown function DUF1003~KEGG: smd:Smed_3877 protein of unknown function DUF1003), which yields MSMPKSEQQQTTISRRLDRNIEALLKRREQEARQSSRQERAADAITRFAGSLMFVYLHLLVVTLWIVVNIGLVPLVPAFDPSLVILAMVASVEAIFISTFVLISQNRMAEADDKRADLNLQICLLAEHEATELLTLVSAIAEKLGVEIETSEELEELKEHVRPEEVLDEIEEKMQRRGTREPPA from the coding sequence ATGTCGATGCCGAAATCCGAGCAGCAGCAGACCACGATATCGAGACGTCTCGACCGCAACATCGAGGCTCTGCTGAAACGGCGGGAGCAGGAAGCGCGGCAATCGAGCCGGCAGGAGCGGGCGGCCGATGCCATTACCCGTTTCGCCGGATCCTTGATGTTCGTCTACCTGCACCTGCTGGTCGTCACGCTCTGGATCGTCGTCAATATCGGCCTTGTTCCGCTCGTGCCGGCCTTCGACCCCTCTTTGGTCATTTTGGCGATGGTCGCATCCGTCGAAGCCATTTTCATCTCGACATTCGTGCTGATCAGTCAAAACCGGATGGCGGAAGCCGACGACAAGCGCGCCGATCTCAATTTGCAGATTTGCCTTCTGGCGGAGCATGAGGCGACTGAGTTGCTGACCCTGGTCTCGGCCATCGCCGAGAAGCTCGGCGTCGAAATCGAGACGAGCGAGGAGCTTGAGGAACTGAAAGAGCACGTGAGGCCGGAAGAAGTGCTGGACGAAATCGAAGAGAAGATGCAGCGGCGGGGGACCAGAGAGCCGCCGGCGTAA